The Oceanisphaera avium genome includes a region encoding these proteins:
- a CDS encoding porin family protein yields the protein MKTFKKLSLAVCASALLIPTLSQAQGTYEGVGPKEGDREFSISGSGQSDKKFDNGSMGLSGEMGWYLNDQTVAGVRQSVGWGSVSGGSDDWSGGTRGYIDYHFGQAEFRPFVGANLGYKYYNHAKNSGVAGLELGAKYYVLPSTFVQARAEYGFLFDSKNSAKDNSSNGSWEYTVGMGYNF from the coding sequence ATGAAAACATTTAAAAAGCTGTCTTTAGCTGTATGTGCAAGCGCCTTATTAATCCCAACTCTGTCTCAGGCTCAAGGTACTTACGAGGGTGTGGGCCCTAAAGAGGGCGACCGTGAGTTCTCCATCAGTGGTTCTGGTCAAAGCGACAAGAAATTCGATAACGGCAGTATGGGTTTGTCTGGTGAAATGGGTTGGTATTTAAATGACCAAACCGTAGCCGGTGTTCGCCAAAGTGTGGGCTGGGGTTCAGTAAGTGGCGGCAGCGATGATTGGTCAGGTGGTACTCGAGGTTATATCGATTATCACTTCGGTCAGGCTGAGTTTCGTCCCTTCGTTGGTGCTAACTTAGGTTATAAATACTATAACCACGCCAAAAACTCCGGTGTTGCAGGTTTGGAATTAGGTGCTAAGTACTACGTACTGCCTTCAACTTTCGTACAAGCGCGTGCTGAATACGGCTTCTTGTTTGATAGCAAAAACAGTGCTAAAGACAACTCGTCTAACGGTAGCTGGGAATACACAGTAGGTATGGGTTATAACTTCTAA
- a CDS encoding heavy metal translocating P-type ATPase: protein MSASPLLEGEELSSLEPAHSVVLMVEGMRCASCAIAVEARLKRQANVSDAAVNFAADIAMISWQDKKPDINQLKRAVARLGYQLHTSIDPKRSAEQALKMRKQLQLRLAVAVVFGMWSMMPAILLYLAPFGTVEPEFMWPLALASGLFAFPVLVYSASHFYRVGWRTFIAGSPGLDSLITLAVWAAVIISCWRLYQGSAHVYFDAAVMLITFQLVARLLDTSVRRRASEVVRRYLQDMPARVQVLDEHGNESTLAIEEVTLGQRIRLNSAQQLALDGVVETGSGQADLSLLTGEHEPQMLNEGDELLAGCTLIEGCVTLIVTATQGERRIDRLSQSISRVLSKKTALQQLTDRIARWLIPTILIAGGLAIALSLFQGLNITQALGRAVAVLIVSCPCALSLAIPLVITMGHARMINNGIILRDPAALETAADSKVVVFDKTGTLTTDTPSVSRVIPTYKWTEPRLLQLAASIMQDSVHPVAKGLHAYFITNTASAVPALNDSGERQSLAGLGTQWHSAQGLALAGRATWLAQQGVDIPKVSEGGMQLHLSLAGEYAGCIEFEETLRPEAVSVLRTLQARDYAIYLLSGDTAQACSAIASRLNIPSAQVLAERSPEQKHRFIEALERKTKVCFVGDGLNDGLALAAAGLGIAVGQANSATGLAAAIYLPNGIEQVPTSLRLAKRARKLMYENLFWALAYNGCVIPMAIIGWIHPVIAAVAMSLSSLCVLLNSARMQGETPYREET from the coding sequence TTGAGCGCGTCGCCTCTATTAGAGGGGGAAGAGTTATCCTCTCTCGAACCCGCACACAGTGTGGTATTAATGGTAGAGGGAATGCGTTGTGCAAGCTGCGCTATTGCAGTAGAGGCACGCTTAAAAAGGCAAGCCAATGTTAGCGATGCGGCGGTGAATTTTGCCGCCGATATCGCCATGATCAGCTGGCAAGATAAAAAGCCAGATATTAATCAACTTAAGCGCGCAGTAGCGCGCTTAGGTTACCAACTCCATACTTCTATTGATCCTAAACGCAGTGCCGAGCAAGCACTCAAGATGCGCAAGCAATTGCAATTACGCTTAGCCGTCGCTGTGGTATTTGGCATGTGGAGCATGATGCCTGCCATCTTGCTTTATCTTGCACCCTTTGGGACAGTAGAACCTGAATTTATGTGGCCGCTAGCACTTGCTAGCGGCCTTTTTGCATTTCCGGTCTTGGTCTATTCTGCCAGTCATTTTTATCGAGTGGGTTGGCGCACCTTTATAGCCGGCTCGCCTGGGCTAGATAGTTTAATTACGCTAGCGGTGTGGGCTGCGGTTATTATCTCTTGTTGGCGGTTATACCAAGGTTCGGCGCATGTTTATTTTGATGCAGCAGTGATGCTTATCACTTTTCAGTTGGTGGCACGCCTCTTAGATACCAGTGTTCGGCGCCGGGCCTCTGAGGTGGTACGTCGTTATTTGCAAGATATGCCAGCGCGGGTGCAAGTGCTTGACGAGCACGGCAATGAGAGCACGCTGGCTATAGAAGAAGTGACCTTAGGGCAGAGGATCCGTTTGAATAGTGCGCAGCAATTAGCACTCGATGGCGTGGTAGAAACAGGGAGTGGACAGGCGGATCTTTCTTTATTAACCGGCGAACATGAACCTCAAATGCTTAATGAGGGTGACGAATTACTTGCGGGCTGTACTTTGATTGAAGGCTGCGTAACGTTAATTGTGACCGCTACGCAAGGCGAGCGACGCATTGATCGACTATCGCAGTCTATTAGTCGAGTCTTAAGTAAAAAAACGGCGCTGCAACAATTAACAGACCGCATTGCCCGTTGGCTGATTCCCACTATCTTGATTGCTGGCGGATTGGCGATTGCCTTATCTCTCTTTCAAGGACTGAATATTACCCAAGCACTAGGACGTGCGGTCGCGGTATTAATTGTAAGCTGTCCTTGTGCGCTGAGCTTGGCGATCCCGCTAGTCATTACCATGGGCCATGCGCGCATGATCAATAACGGTATTATTTTAAGAGATCCCGCCGCCCTTGAGACAGCAGCAGATAGTAAAGTGGTGGTGTTTGATAAAACCGGCACCTTAACGACCGACACGCCAAGTGTAAGTCGTGTTATTCCAACATACAAATGGACTGAACCACGACTTTTACAACTTGCAGCCAGCATAATGCAAGACAGTGTGCACCCTGTCGCTAAAGGTCTTCACGCCTATTTCATTACCAATACTGCTAGCGCAGTACCTGCTTTAAATGACAGTGGCGAGCGTCAGAGTTTAGCTGGGCTAGGCACGCAATGGCACAGTGCTCAAGGCTTAGCGTTAGCCGGCAGAGCTACTTGGCTCGCGCAACAAGGCGTTGATATCCCCAAAGTGAGCGAGGGGGGGATGCAGCTGCATTTATCCCTAGCAGGAGAGTATGCAGGCTGTATCGAGTTTGAAGAAACGCTGCGCCCTGAAGCGGTGTCCGTGCTGCGTACCTTACAAGCCCGAGATTATGCTATCTATTTACTCAGTGGCGATACTGCACAAGCTTGTAGCGCTATTGCCTCTCGTCTTAATATTCCCTCCGCTCAAGTACTCGCGGAGCGTAGTCCAGAGCAAAAGCATCGTTTTATTGAAGCATTAGAGCGAAAAACAAAAGTATGCTTTGTAGGCGATGGACTTAATGATGGCTTAGCGCTTGCAGCGGCAGGCTTAGGAATTGCTGTGGGACAGGCTAATTCTGCCACAGGCTTAGCGGCGGCTATTTATTTGCCTAACGGCATCGAGCAAGTACCTACCAGTTTACGCTTGGCAAAACGAGCACGAAAATTAATGTATGAAAATTTGTTTTGGGCGCTAGCCTATAACGGCTGTGTGATCCCCATGGCTATTATTGGCTGGATCCATCCAGTGATTGCAGCGGTGGCTATGTCTTTAAGTAGTTTATGTGTATTGCTTAACAGTGCGCGTATGCAAGGTGAGACTCCTTATCGTGAGGAAACCTAA
- a CDS encoding c-type cytochrome → MMSQDEHRAQRREAPEPEEGARGVPKLVIVWIVCLIVWGVGYYAWQIGKPMLGGDSRSVPVVAETGADAGGGPDGGAIYSANCSACHQATGMGIPGAFPPLAGSEWLLADPAIAVSIVHDGLQGAIEVAGTSYAGVMPNFSATLSNEEIAAVLSHVRSEWGNDGSAVEPALVDEHVERFGERGPWSEEELVETFGKP, encoded by the coding sequence ATGATGAGTCAAGATGAACATCGCGCGCAACGCCGCGAAGCTCCCGAACCGGAAGAAGGCGCTCGCGGAGTCCCTAAGCTAGTCATTGTATGGATCGTGTGTTTAATCGTCTGGGGGGTGGGCTATTATGCATGGCAAATAGGCAAACCTATGTTAGGTGGGGATAGTCGTAGTGTGCCTGTGGTAGCAGAAACTGGCGCAGATGCGGGAGGTGGGCCGGATGGGGGCGCTATTTATAGTGCGAACTGTAGCGCCTGCCACCAAGCCACCGGTATGGGTATTCCTGGGGCCTTTCCACCCTTAGCGGGTAGTGAATGGCTATTGGCAGACCCAGCGATTGCTGTCTCCATTGTTCATGATGGCCTACAAGGTGCCATTGAGGTAGCGGGCACCAGTTATGCCGGTGTGATGCCCAACTTTAGTGCGACCTTATCTAATGAAGAGATTGCCGCTGTACTCAGTCATGTTAGAAGCGAGTGGGGAAATGATGGCAGTGCGGTAGAGCCTGCCTTAGTTGACGAGCACGTGGAGCGTTTTGGAGAGCGCGGTCCTTGGTCTGAAGAGGAGCTAGTAGAAACCTTTGGCAAACCATAA
- a CDS encoding cbb3-type cytochrome c oxidase subunit II, which translates to MKRALAIMVGAAFILLLAMMTLVVLPYIEMSTEQVPPDLKPYTEQELVGRQSYIANGCLYCHSQQPRDPSFAPGDRDRGWGRPGVPGDYTYDRPHLLGTMRTGPDLFNIGARQPSEDWHMIHLYNPQAVMKGSIMPPYRFLFRHVDKAGPNDRVVNIPPPYGPESGEIVATEEAKALVAYLLSLDHTYPAPTLPQSEPKPDADKE; encoded by the coding sequence ATGAAACGTGCTCTCGCAATAATGGTAGGTGCGGCTTTTATTTTGCTGCTTGCCATGATGACCTTAGTGGTGCTGCCCTACATTGAGATGTCGACTGAGCAAGTGCCACCAGACTTAAAGCCCTATACAGAGCAAGAGCTGGTAGGTCGCCAGTCTTATATCGCAAATGGCTGTTTATACTGCCACAGTCAGCAGCCTCGCGATCCCAGCTTTGCGCCAGGAGACAGAGACAGAGGCTGGGGGCGCCCAGGTGTACCGGGTGATTACACTTACGATCGCCCACATTTATTGGGCACCATGCGCACCGGACCGGATTTGTTTAATATCGGCGCGCGCCAGCCCAGTGAAGATTGGCATATGATCCACTTATATAATCCGCAAGCCGTGATGAAGGGCAGTATTATGCCTCCGTATCGCTTTTTATTTCGCCATGTTGATAAAGCAGGCCCTAACGATAGAGTGGTAAATATTCCCCCTCCTTATGGTCCTGAGTCAGGTGAAATTGTGGCAACAGAAGAAGCGAAAGCCCTTGTTGCTTACTTATTATCACTAGATCATACCTATCCGGCTCCGACATTACCGCAGTCAGAGCCTAAGCCAGATGCAGATAAGGAGTAG
- a CDS encoding cbb3-type cytochrome c oxidase subunit I, translating to MTPTIALLLIITFLLSTVGLLLLIWSIATNQFSQSQAAARTIFTPGEEGHIEDPAREEVSSFQGENKVQHEAVTARWIADHSSKSAVLTWLSSAIVWLLIGSMYGIFSSIKMHYPEFLADSQWWTFGRIRPMHLNAVTYGWASMAGIGVVLFLIPRLFKTSLRGAKYAIAGAVIWNIGMLLGLGAINMGLSDGQEWLEFPWQIDILFVFGGGLCAVPLLVTCAKRKVQHLYVSSWYFLAALVWFPFLFFIANAPYLFPGATGATVNWWFAHNVLGLWVTPLGIGTAYYLIPKILGRPIISYKLSLIGFWSLALFYSQVGIHHIIGGPIPTWLVTLSIVHSVMMSVPVITVAINHHGTMWGHFSRLKDSPTLRFVWIGALMYTVSSLQGSMEALRSINVITHFTHYTVGHAHLGMYAFLSFILFGAVYFIMPRLTDWEWPWRRMISLHFWLVAIGILIYFVSLTTAGWLQGLALLDAKTPFLEIVQMTIPYLQARTLGGSLMVLGHIVFAVHFVAMLKHSGRAKNEPTLFRVNAQEVSS from the coding sequence ATGACGCCGACAATAGCACTGTTGCTTATCATCACTTTTTTGCTGTCTACCGTGGGTTTACTGCTATTGATTTGGTCAATCGCCACCAATCAATTTAGTCAAAGCCAAGCGGCAGCACGGACCATTTTTACACCAGGAGAAGAAGGACACATAGAAGACCCTGCACGAGAGGAGGTTTCGTCTTTTCAAGGCGAAAACAAAGTGCAACACGAAGCAGTGACCGCTCGTTGGATTGCGGATCACTCCTCAAAATCTGCGGTACTCACTTGGCTAAGCTCAGCCATTGTCTGGTTACTTATCGGCTCAATGTATGGAATTTTTTCTTCCATCAAAATGCATTATCCCGAGTTTTTAGCCGATAGCCAGTGGTGGACATTTGGCCGGATCCGACCCATGCACCTTAACGCCGTTACTTATGGCTGGGCGTCGATGGCGGGAATTGGGGTGGTATTATTTTTAATTCCCAGACTATTTAAAACCTCATTACGCGGTGCTAAATATGCCATTGCAGGGGCTGTTATTTGGAATATCGGCATGCTGCTCGGCCTAGGCGCTATCAATATGGGCTTATCCGATGGCCAAGAATGGTTGGAGTTTCCCTGGCAAATAGACATCTTGTTTGTCTTTGGCGGCGGCTTATGTGCCGTGCCTTTGTTGGTCACCTGCGCTAAGCGTAAAGTTCAGCATTTGTATGTGTCTAGCTGGTATTTTCTTGCGGCTTTAGTGTGGTTTCCCTTCTTGTTTTTTATCGCTAATGCGCCTTATTTATTTCCAGGTGCGACGGGAGCCACGGTTAACTGGTGGTTTGCGCATAACGTATTAGGGTTATGGGTTACCCCACTAGGGATTGGTACGGCTTATTATTTGATCCCTAAAATCTTAGGTCGTCCGATTATTTCTTATAAGTTGTCTTTAATCGGTTTTTGGTCACTGGCGTTGTTTTATAGCCAAGTAGGTATTCACCATATTATTGGTGGCCCCATTCCCACTTGGTTGGTGACCTTGTCGATTGTGCACAGTGTTATGATGTCGGTCCCAGTCATTACCGTGGCCATTAACCACCACGGCACTATGTGGGGACATTTCTCACGACTCAAAGACTCACCTACCTTACGTTTTGTATGGATTGGTGCGCTTATGTACACGGTATCGTCTTTGCAAGGCTCCATGGAAGCGCTGCGTAGTATTAACGTTATTACCCACTTTACGCATTACACCGTGGGTCATGCTCACCTAGGGATGTATGCTTTCTTAAGCTTTATCTTATTTGGTGCTGTGTATTTCATTATGCCGCGTTTAACTGATTGGGAGTGGCCATGGCGACGCATGATCAGCTTGCATTTTTGGTTAGTGGCGATCGGTATTTTGATTTATTTCGTGTCACTGACAACAGCAGGTTGGTTACAAGGCTTAGCGCTGCTTGATGCGAAGACGCCGTTCTTAGAAATAGTGCAAATGACGATTCCGTATCTTCAAGCTCGTACTCTAGGGGGTAGCTTAATGGTGTTAGGGCATATTGTTTTTGCCGTGCATTTTGTGGCGATGCTTAAACACAGTGGACGCGCTAAAAATGAGCCGACTTTATTTCGCGTAAATGCCCAGGAGGTCTCATCATGA